TCTCGCGCATGCGGAGCTGCCCGCCCACGTCAGCGAACGCACGGTGAAAGAACGCCTCGACGTGGTGGGGCTGGAGGCGGGCCGCCTCGGCTCGCTCCATCTCACGTCTCATGTCGTCGACCTCAGTGTCGCTCATCGCGCCGGGCACAAGCTGGTTCGCCTTCAGCAGCTCGGGGATGCCGTCGGCGATCTTGGGGTCGACGACCTCGGTGAGGTAGCGCTCGCGCTCCGGCCTGTTTGCCTCGCGGATAGCGGCGATCATCAGGTCGCGCAGTGCGTTGCCCTGGAAGAGCTGACCGAGGACGTCGTAAACGCGCCCGCCGAGCGTGGCGCGCTGCTCCTCGAGCTTCTCCAGCAGCCGCGTGTACACATCGCCCTCGCGGGTGTCATCGGCGACGAGCGACCACATGAAGCACGTGTTGGGCTGACCAATACGGTGCACCCGCCCGAAGCGCTGTTCGATGCGGTTGGGGTTCCACGGCAGGTCGTAGTTGATCAGCAGGTGGGCGTTCTTATGGAGGTTCACGCCTTCGCCCGCAGCATCGGTGGCGATGAGGAACACACAACGCTCGTTCTGCTCGAAAGTCTCCTTCGCCTTCTTGCGGTCTTCCCGCTTGGTACCTCCGTGGATGGTGATCACGGCGTCGTCTCGGCCGAGGTGCTGAGTCAGACGCATAACCAGGTCGTCGAGGGTGTCCTTGTGCTCGGTGAAGATGATCACCTTGCGACGCGCACCGGTGTCATCGCGCATCTCGTCGGTGTCGTCCAAGGTGTCGCGCAGGGCATCCCACTTGGCGTAGGTGGGTGACGATTTCACAGCAGACGACTTCACGAGGAGCCGATCGACGACGAGGATCTCGGTCTCGAGTTCCTCCGGCGTGCGTGCGGTCGTGGCTCCAGCGATCGCCTGGTCTTCGAGCGCCTCGCGTTCCTCGTCGGTGAGGTCTTCCAGGTCGTCCCAGTCCTCGGGCACATCGGGGGTGTCCGACTTCACTGCGGCGTACATGCGCGCTTCGCGCAGCTCGGACTCAAGGCGTGCCTTGCGGCGTTCGAGGGAGCGGTGGATCGCCGCGGGTGATGAAGCAAGGCGACGCTGGAGCGTCGTGAGCGCGAACCCGACGGCAGTCCGACGACGATTGTCACCCTCGATCGCATCGGCGCGGTTCATCTCGTCACGGACATAGTCGGTGACGGCGACGTAGAGGTCCTTCTCGGCCTGGGACAGCTCGTACTTGACCGTGAACGCGAAACGCTCGGGGAACAGTCGCGTGCCCTCGAACGTACGAAGCTCCTCCTTGACCAGACGGCGCATGAGATCCGAGACGTCGACCTTGCGGCTTCCCTCCCGGGCGACGCCCTCGAAGCGGTCGGAGTCGAGCAGCGCCATGAAGAGCTGGAACTGCTCCTCTTTCCCGGAGTGGGGCGTCGCGGTCATCATCAACAGATTGCGCGCGTGTTTCCCCAGCTCCTCGGCCATCTGGTAACGCTTGGTCTTCTTGACCTCGTTGCCCCAGACCGTGGCCGACATCTTGTGGGCTTCGTCGAAGATGATCAGGTCCCAGTCGACCTCACGGGCCTTGTCGAGGATGCCTTCGCTGTTCCGCGCGAGGACGTCGAGTCGTGCTAGCCAGAGCCCGCCTCGTGCGAAGGGGTTGCCCTCGTGAAGGATCTTGTCGCGAGTGAGGCTCTCGAACTCCAGGTCGAACTTCTCCCGCATCTCCTCGTCCCACTGATCGACGAGCACCCCTGGCGAGACGACCATGACATTCGCCGCATCGCCACGGAGCAGGAGTTCCTTGATGAGCAGGCCCGCCATGACCGTCTTGCCGGCACCCGGATCGTCGGCCAGAACGTAGCGCAGCGGCTGCTTGTGGAGCATGATCTCGTAGACCGCGCGCAGCTGATGCGGCAGCGGCTGCACGTCGCTGGTGCCGAGGGCGGCCTGCGGATCGAAGAGGTACGCGAGCTTCATCCGACGCGCCTCAGCGGCCAGGAGGAACGAGTTGGGGTCCGCATCGAAGCTGAATACTTGGCCGGCCACGACCTCGCGCACCTGCGAGATCGCGTTGGCGAAGACGATCTTCTCGCCAAGCCCGGTGTCGGTACGATATGCCACGTTCGCCGAGTCGTCAGTGAGGCGCTCGACGGCAACGATCTTCACCGGATCAGGCCCTGCGAGGCCGGTCACGGTCGCGCCAACACGGACGAGATCAAACATCGATGAGGTCGTCACGACTCTCGTTCACTCCCTCGGTTGGCAAGTTGATCAGGATACGTTGGGCCGGCGACATTGCGGCCGATCGGGGGCTAGTCTGTGGCGCCGGCATCCCCTCGACGCACCCAGTCGTCGACCTCGCTCGCCTGGAACTTCCACAGGCGCCCGACCTTGTGCGCCGGCATCCCCTTGTCGGAGATCCAGGCATAAATCGTGTCTTTCGTCACACCCAAGTGCTCAGCGATGTCGTCGGCAGAGAGCCATGGTTCGGACATTCACGCCCCTATGCAGATTGAGCCGGAAGTTTCCGGGTATGACCGAGCCTACCCCGAGCGCTCGGTATCCGAGCCATCGCCATTCGCCCTTGTCGTGCCCTCGCCGCCAATCACCTCGAGAAGCTCCTCGAGCTGTAGGTGAAGGACGTCGTAGGCCTGCATGTAGAACATGTGATCCATGGCTGACGGCGGTGTGTCGTCGAGGTCCGCGAGTACCTCTCGAGCCTCGCGGATCGCTGTCTGCAGCCGGGTCTCGATTCCGGGCAGGCTCTGGATCCAGGCGTCGATCACGCTGAACGGGATCGGTGCGAAGCCGTAGGCGTCGACGCCGACATGGAACTGGTGGCCGTTGGGGCCGTGGTCGCGGGCATGCGTGTGCCCGTGGAGAAGCGGGATGCCGTCGTCCCAGCGCGGGCGATGCGACGTGTGTCGATCCTGTTCCTGGCTGTCACCGCCGTACGGGTAGTGCGAGGCAATGATCCTGTACCCGTGGCGCGTCCCTTCGATCACCTCTGGGAGGATCTCCCACCCCGCCGCTTCGTACATGGGCGTGAATCTCTCGATCGCCCGTTTCGACTGGGTTGCGGGCGAGACGCGATCGTGGTTCCCAGGCACGAGTAGCTTGCGCCCGTTGAGCCGCGCGGTGAGCCCGATCGATTCCTCGATCGGACCGAGTGCTACGTCACCAAGGTGCAGGACGACGCTGCCTGGTGAGACCGTGTCGTTCCACCGGCGCACAAGGTCGTCGTTCATCTCGTCGACCGTGGAGTATGGCCGACCGGCCAGCTCGCTGATGCGGGCGTGGCTGAAGTGGGTGTCGGAGGTGACGAAGTCGACCTGGTCGAAGTCAAACCACGGATATTCACGCATCGCCGACTGAAGCTCCGGACTCAGTTTCGTTGAGGCCGAACGCCCGCCGGAGCGTGCGCTCCGCGTCGCCTGCGGGCTCGGGAGGCAGCTGGGCGATCTCGCTCTGCAGCTGCTCCCGCGCATCTTCGATCAGTCCCCGGTTCTCGTCGCGCCACTCCCGAACGCCAGAGTCGCGCAGAAGCCCATGCCCTGCACTGCCGTCGTATCCGAGTAGTAGCTCTGTGCCGAGGGCGGACGCCATGACGCGTGCATCGACGGTGCGGCTCGCGCGCAGGATGGACAGCGTCGTTGCGGCATCCGCGCCCGACACGTCGACGCGGTAGTTCTGGATGTCGCCGTGCTCGGTTGTCTCGGTGCCGACATGAGTGACGACGATGGTGCGATCGCCGATGATGATCTCGCGCATGCGACCTCCTGACATCGAGCCGGCCAAGCTATCAGCAGTTGACGCCGGCGCGGCCGTGGATACGCCCTGGCCGAACGACGTCGTCGTGTCCCGGAATGTAGGCAATCGCGCCGAGTCGGGACCAGTAGCTGATCAGCCAACGGTGCAAGAGATCGGTCTGCTCGCGGCGTTCGAGCAAGGTGCGGTCCGGGTCTTCGATGATGTCGTCCCAATCGGGGCTCGAGAACACGGCATCGATCAGCTCGGCGCACGATGGGCCGGTACCGTGTCGATCCCACCACGCGAGAGTCAGTCGCCCTGCTTGGGTTGCGTTCGTGGAGCCCCCGGGTTCTTCGATGGTCCCGATGAGTGCGCTGAGGTAGGGATCTTCGGCGGCCAGGACGAAGGAATCTTGGTTCAGTTCCGCCGCGCTCATACAGTGCAGAATGCCATACGGATTAGGGCGTGTCTGACAAAGGTTGAGGGGATCGGTTGAGACGCTGGAGCGGTGACGCGGTTTCGGTTGCTTACGGATGCTCAGTGGTCTCTGATCGATGGGATGTTGCCGAGGCCGACGGGTCGCCCGGGTCGGAAGTTCTCGGACGCGCGGACGATGCTGGAAGGGATCATTTACCGGTATCGGTGCGGGATCGCGTGGCGCGATCTTCCTGCAGTGTTCGGCCCGTGGCAGACCGTGTGGACCTGGCATCGCAGGCTCGCGACCGAAGGCACCTGGGACTCGATCGTGCAGTCGCTGATCGCGCAGGCCGACGCCGAGGGGCTGGTGGACTGGTCGGTATCGGTGGATTCGACGATCACGCGGGCGCATCAGCACGCGACGAACACGAGTCGCCCCACAGGGGGCTGTATCGAATTACACGAATCCGGGCGTCGAGCCGCCTGATCATGCTATCGGCCGCTCCCGGGGCGGCCTGTCGACGAAGATCCACCAGCTCGTTGACGGGAAGGGGCTGCCGCTGGTCACGGTGATCACCCCCGGACAGGCCGGTGATTCGCCGATGCTGCTGCCCTTGCTGGATCAGCTTCGCGTGGGTCGCCCCGTCGGTCGCCCTCGCACCCGCCCGGACGCGGTCCGGGGCGACAAGGCGTACTCGTCCCGCGCGATCCGGTCACGCTTGCGGGGGCGTGGGATCAAAGCCGTGATCCCCGAGCCCCGCGACCAGCAGGGGCACCGGAAGCGTCGCGGTTCACGAGGCGGAAGGCCTGTCGGGCTCGACACCGACGACTACAAGAACCGCAACGTGATCGAACGCCGGTTCTGCCACGCCAAGCAATGGCGAGGCCTCGCGACCCGCTACGACAAACACGCGATCACCTACCGCGCCGCCGTCCTCATCCACGCCGCCATCGCCTGGACCAGAACGCTGTCAGACGCACCCTAGCCGGCTGGCCCTGAGTCCGATGAGACGTCGCACAACCGAAGGGATACGAGGCGGTCGCCCTGTCATGGTTCACTCGGCGGCGCGCCGGGCGCCGCCTGGCGGAGCCGCCCTCTCAGCGGACGGGTTCGTCGGCGTGCCGGACGTCGTCCGACGACGCATCCCCGGCTTCCGTCGCCGCCCCGTGGATCGGATGGCTTCGCTCGAGCGCGGCGCCCTCGACGTCGACGTTCGGGAGGATCCGATCGAGCCAGCGCGGCAGCCACCACGCCTTCTCGCCGAGCAGGTGCATGAGCGCGGGGATCAGCAACAGCCGCACCACGAACGCATCGAACAGCACGCCGATCGCGAGGCCGAAGCCGAGCGGTCGCACGAGCGCCAGGTGCGAGAAGATGAACCCGCCGAACACCGACACCATGATGATGGCCGCCGCGGTGACCACCGCTCGCCCGTTCCGTAGCCCGGCGACAACCGCCGTCCGGGCCGGCACCCCGTGCACGAACGCCTCTCGCATTCCGGTCACCAGGAAGAGCTGGTAATCCATCGCGAGACCGAACAGCACGCCGATGAGGATGATCGGTGCGAAGTTCAGCACCGGTCCGGGGGTGTGGACGCCGAACACCGGCCCGAGCCATCCCCACTGGTAGATCGCCACCACGGCTCCGAGTGCGGCGAACAGCGACAGCACGAACCCGGCTGTCGCGATCAGCGGCACGAGGATCGAGCGGAACACCAGCACGAGGATGAGCAGCGACAGCCCCACGACCAGCGCGAGGTACACCGGCAGCACGCCGGCGAGTTTCTCGGAGATGTCGATGTTGCCGCTGGCCTGGCCTGCCACCCCGAGCTCGATGTCTCCGATCGGCGAGAGCTCGCGCAGGTCGTGCACGAGCTGCTCGGTCGATTCGGTGGACGGTCCGCCGATCGGCACGACCTGGAAGGCGAGGAAGTCGCGGTCCTCGGACACTCCGACCGGCGCGACCGCGACCACGCCGCCCTGCTCGAGCAGCTGACCGGCTAGGTCGGCCTGTACCGCGACGACGTCGTCCTCATCGATCGGGGCCGGCAGCGCGGCGGTGACGAGCAGCGGTCCGTTCTGGCCGGCTCCGAATGCCTCGGCCGCGGACGTGTAGGCCCGGTACTGGCTGGAGTCGACGGGCTCGGATGACCCGTCGGGCATGCCGAGCCGCATGGAGAGCGCCGGGATCGCGATGATGAGCAGCGCGCCGACGGCGAGTGCGGCGCGCGCGAACGCACGCGAGGTCTTCATGGGCTTCAGCTCGGGGCGAGCGTGCGATTCGTGGCCGATCTGGCCGCGAGCCCGCCGATTGACGATCCGGAGGCCGATGATCCCGAGCATCGCAGGCGTCAGGGTCACCGACAGGAGTACCGCGACCAGCACGCATCCGGCCGCGACCGTTCCCATGACGCCGACGAAGGGGATGCCGGTCACGTTCAGGGCGAGCAGTGCGACGAGCACCGTCGAGCCTGCGAAGACCACGGCGTTGCCCGACGTGCCGTTCGCGAGGGCGATGGATTCGTGCACGTCGACACCGGCGAGCACTTGCCGTCGATGGCGGTTGATGATGAACAGCGCGTAGTCGATGCCCACGGCCAGTCCGAGCATCATGCCGAGCACGGGGGTGGCCGACGACATGTCCACGACGCCCGAGAAGGCCAGCGACCCGGCGACGCCGACGCCGACGCCGACGAGTGATGAGACGATCGGCAGCAGCGCCGGCAGCAGCGCGCGGAACATGATGACGAGCGTGAGCAGCGCGAGCGCGACGCCGACGATCTCGCCGATGCCGATGAGTCCCTCGACCGCGGTGGCGATCGTCGCCGAGTAGTAGTCGACCTGCACCCCGTCGATTTCGGCCTGGTCGAGTTCGTCCGAGACCGCTTCCACGACCTCGGACGGGACGGAGAACACGTCGTCCTCGAACATCACCACGCCGATCGCAGTGGCACCGTCCTCGGACACGGTTCGGATCTCCGAGGCGGCATCCATGAGCACCCGCGCGTCATCGAGCTGAGCGCGCTGCTCGGCGAGTTCGCCGGCACCGGCGTCCAGCTCGCCGCGGCGATCCTCGAGCTGAGCGGCACCGGCATCGAGCTCGGCCTGCTGCGCGGCGAACTGCGCCGCTGCGAGCGCGTACGTCCCCGCGGACTTCGCTTCAGCGATGGCCGCGTCGAGTTGCGCCTGAGCGGCCTCGAGCTGGGTTCGCGCAGCCTCGATCTGAGTGGAGCCCTCGTCGAGCTGGCGCTGCGCTTCGTCGAGCTGGGCCGCGCCGGCTTCGAGCTGCTGCTCCTGTTCGGCGCGATCGGACGTCGCGACGAAGGGGTCGACCACATCGGCCACGCCGTCGATTCCGTCGATCTCGGCCAACATCGCGGAGATATCCCCCTGCTGGGCCTCGGTGAAGTCGGATCCGTCCTCCGTCCGGAACACGATGGTGCCGGTTCCGCCCCCGAGTTCCCCCAGTTCTTCGGTGAGCCGCTCGGTGACGCGCTCGGTCTCGGTGCCCGGGATGCTCATGCTCGACGTCAGCGTGCCGCCGAAGGAGACGAAGGCTCCGACAGCCAGGGCGAGTGCGGCGATCCAACCGGCGACCACGGCCCACGGTCGGCGCGCGGCGAATCGTCCGACACGGTAGAGGAGTTCTGCCACGCGAGAGGCCTTTCATGAGGAGACGAGACGAGGGCGCACCTACGAGCCACCACCGAGGATAGCCGACATTTGTCGGAAATCGGAGCGGCTGGGTTCTGCGTGGCGTCTCCCCATCCCGCTGGCACAATCGACGCATGGATGCCCGCGTCGTCCGCACCCGACGGTCCCTGCAGGAGTCGCTGTTCGCCTTGGCTCGCGAGCGGCCGCTCGAGGAACTCACCGTCGCCGACATCGTGCAGCGGGCAGGAGTGAATCGGAGCAGCTTCTATCAGCATTACGCCGACAAGGACACCCTTCTCGCCGATGCCATCGACACGGCGGTCGAGCAGGCAGGGACCTTCCTGCCTGAAACGATCACCGCACCGGACGGCCCGCAACGCGCGCTCCTCGCCTACCTGCGACACATCGACGAGCATGTGGCGGTCTATCAGCGCGTGCTCGGACGCCACGGCTCGGCCGCGGTGGCGTTCAGGTTGCGTGATCGCATCGAGGCCGTTGCCCGCGAGGGCCTCGGGCGAATGGGCACGCACGCATTCGAAGGGATCCCCCTCGACGTCGTCAGTGCCGGCATCGCCGGCTCAGCACTCGGCGTCATCGAGGCGTGGCTCGCGCGCGACCCCCGACCGCGAGTCGAGACCGCTGCGGACTGGGTATGGCGTGTGCTCGTCGGCGTCGGCGATGCAATGGAGGAGGGGCGCTGACGGTACGCCCCGTCCACAGCCGGCTAGGGTGCGTCTGACAGCGTTCTGGTCCAGGCGATGGCGGCGTGGATGAGGACGGCGGCGCGGTAGGTGATCGCGTGTTTGTCGTAGCGGGTCGCGAGGCCTCGCCATTGCTTGGCGTGGCAGAACCGGCGTTCGATCACGTTGCGGTTCTTGTAGTCGTCGGTGTCGAGCCCGACAGGCCTTCCGCCTCGTGAACCGCGACGCTTCCGGTGCCCCTGCTGGTCGCGGGGCTCGGGGATCACGGCTTTGATCCCACGCCCCCGCAAGCGTGACCGGATCGCGCGGGACGAGTACGCCTTGTCGCCCCGGACCGCGTCCGGGCGGGTGCGAGGGCGACCGACGGGGCGACCCACGCGAAGCTGATCCAGCAAGGGCAGCAGCATCGGCGAATCACCGGCCTGTCCGGGGGTGATCACCGTGACCAGCGGCAGCCCCTTCCCGTCAACGAGCTGGTGGATCTTCGTCGACAGGCCGCCCCGGGAGCGGCCGATAGCATGATCAGGCGGCTCGACGCCCGGATTCGTGTAATTCGATACAGCCCCCTGTGGGGCGACTCGTGTTCGTCGCGTGCTGATGCGCCCGCGTGATCGTCGAATCCACCGATACCGACCAGTCCACCAGCCCCTCGGCGTCGGCCTGCGCGATCAGCGACTGCACGATCGAGTCCCAGGTGCCTTCGGTCGCGAGCCTGCGATGCCAGGTCCACACGGTCTGCCACGGGCCGAACACTGCAGGAAGATCGCGC
This region of Microbacterium paraoxydans genomic DNA includes:
- a CDS encoding helicase-related protein — encoded protein: MTTSSMFDLVRVGATVTGLAGPDPVKIVAVERLTDDSANVAYRTDTGLGEKIVFANAISQVREVVAGQVFSFDADPNSFLLAAEARRMKLAYLFDPQAALGTSDVQPLPHQLRAVYEIMLHKQPLRYVLADDPGAGKTVMAGLLIKELLLRGDAANVMVVSPGVLVDQWDEEMREKFDLEFESLTRDKILHEGNPFARGGLWLARLDVLARNSEGILDKAREVDWDLIIFDEAHKMSATVWGNEVKKTKRYQMAEELGKHARNLLMMTATPHSGKEEQFQLFMALLDSDRFEGVAREGSRKVDVSDLMRRLVKEELRTFEGTRLFPERFAFTVKYELSQAEKDLYVAVTDYVRDEMNRADAIEGDNRRRTAVGFALTTLQRRLASSPAAIHRSLERRKARLESELREARMYAAVKSDTPDVPEDWDDLEDLTDEEREALEDQAIAGATTARTPEELETEILVVDRLLVKSSAVKSSPTYAKWDALRDTLDDTDEMRDDTGARRKVIIFTEHKDTLDDLVMRLTQHLGRDDAVITIHGGTKREDRKKAKETFEQNERCVFLIATDAAGEGVNLHKNAHLLINYDLPWNPNRIEQRFGRVHRIGQPNTCFMWSLVADDTREGDVYTRLLEKLEEQRATLGGRVYDVLGQLFQGNALRDLMIAAIREANRPERERYLTEVVDPKIADGIPELLKANQLVPGAMSDTEVDDMRREMERAEAARLQPHHVEAFFHRAFADVGGQLRMRESHRFEIKRVPGEIKERDRITGYGQPVVDEYYRVTFDPKYVRVDGNNRLATLLHPGHPLMSATMSVVSDRYIDALRRGAVLVDRSDLTTQPYVVSLLEHDVTDGRIAQDGQPRVVSRRAQYARIDEDGTITPLTGSPIPNFEVPTDEEVEASQPLLGEPWAQAADLDRRVIREASVTIARQHADEVSRRTIERVDKTERLVRERLTREINYWDRRAFELSEQERAGRKTRLPASQMQERAEALARRLDRRLRELEQERDISVRPPRVTGACLVVTQGWLDAQTDPEGAADRARETTRVERLAVDAVLRVEHALGHDPTEMHHNNPGYDIESDTGRSLDFIEVKGRVVGGRTFVLTRQEAVTALNKADHSVLALVQVAEDDTTTVRYLRHPIDQPIDPRAARVEYDWEPFWNDATEMSQQ
- a CDS encoding helix-turn-helix domain-containing protein gives rise to the protein MSEPWLSADDIAEHLGVTKDTIYAWISDKGMPAHKVGRLWKFQASEVDDWVRRGDAGATD
- a CDS encoding IS5 family transposase (programmed frameshift), with amino-acid sequence MTRFRLLTDAQWSLIDGMLPRPTGRPGRKFSDARTMLEGIIYRYRCGIAWRDLPAVFGPWQTVWTWHRRLATEGTWDSIVQSLIAQADAEGLVDWSVSVDSTITRAHQHATNTSRPTGAVSNYTNPGVEPPDHAIGRSRGGLSTKIHQLVDGKGLPLVTVITPGQAGDSPMLLPLLDQLRVGRPVGRPRTRPDAVRGDKAYSSRAIRSRLRGRGIKAVIPEPRDQQGHRKRRGSRGGRPVGLDTDDYKNRNVIERRFCHAKQWRGLATRYDKHAITYRAAVLIHAAIAWTRTLSDAP
- a CDS encoding MMPL family transporter; this encodes MAELLYRVGRFAARRPWAVVAGWIAALALAVGAFVSFGGTLTSSMSIPGTETERVTERLTEELGELGGGTGTIVFRTEDGSDFTEAQQGDISAMLAEIDGIDGVADVVDPFVATSDRAEQEQQLEAGAAQLDEAQRQLDEGSTQIEAARTQLEAAQAQLDAAIAEAKSAGTYALAAAQFAAQQAELDAGAAQLEDRRGELDAGAGELAEQRAQLDDARVLMDAASEIRTVSEDGATAIGVVMFEDDVFSVPSEVVEAVSDELDQAEIDGVQVDYYSATIATAVEGLIGIGEIVGVALALLTLVIMFRALLPALLPIVSSLVGVGVGVAGSLAFSGVVDMSSATPVLGMMLGLAVGIDYALFIINRHRRQVLAGVDVHESIALANGTSGNAVVFAGSTVLVALLALNVTGIPFVGVMGTVAAGCVLVAVLLSVTLTPAMLGIIGLRIVNRRARGQIGHESHARPELKPMKTSRAFARAALAVGALLIIAIPALSMRLGMPDGSSEPVDSSQYRAYTSAAEAFGAGQNGPLLVTAALPAPIDEDDVVAVQADLAGQLLEQGGVVAVAPVGVSEDRDFLAFQVVPIGGPSTESTEQLVHDLRELSPIGDIELGVAGQASGNIDISEKLAGVLPVYLALVVGLSLLILVLVFRSILVPLIATAGFVLSLFAALGAVVAIYQWGWLGPVFGVHTPGPVLNFAPIILIGVLFGLAMDYQLFLVTGMREAFVHGVPARTAVVAGLRNGRAVVTAAAIIMVSVFGGFIFSHLALVRPLGFGLAIGVLFDAFVVRLLLIPALMHLLGEKAWWLPRWLDRILPNVDVEGAALERSHPIHGAATEAGDASSDDVRHADEPVR
- a CDS encoding TetR/AcrR family transcriptional regulator, yielding MDARVVRTRRSLQESLFALARERPLEELTVADIVQRAGVNRSSFYQHYADKDTLLADAIDTAVEQAGTFLPETITAPDGPQRALLAYLRHIDEHVAVYQRVLGRHGSAAVAFRLRDRIEAVAREGLGRMGTHAFEGIPLDVVSAGIAGSALGVIEAWLARDPRPRVETAADWVWRVLVGVGDAMEEGR
- a CDS encoding IS5 family transposase (programmed frameshift), with amino-acid sequence MTRFRLLTDAQWSLIDGMLPRPTGRPGRKFSDARTMLEGIIYRYRCGIAWRDLPAVFGPWQTVWTWHRRLATEGTWDSIVQSLIAQADAEGLVDWSVSVDSTITRAHQHATNTSRPTGAVSNYTNPGVEPPDHAIGRSRGGLSTKIHQLVDGKGLPLVTVITPGQAGDSPMLLPLLDQLRVGRPVGRPRTRPDAVRGDKAYSSRAIRSRLRGRGIKAVIPEPRDQQGHRKRRGSRGGRPVGLDTDDYKNRNVIERRFCHAKQWRGLATRYDKHAITYRAAVLIHAAIAWTRTLSDAP